CGCAAGGTGGACTTCAAGAACACGCTCATCATCATGACCTCCAATATCGGGGTGCGTCACCTGAAGGACTTCGGGGACGGGGTGGGTTTCACCACCGCCGCCAAGATGCAGAACGCCGACGATAACAACAAGGCCGTGATCGAAAAGGCGTTGAAACGCACGTTCTCTCCCGAGTTCCTCAACCGTGTGGACGACGTGATGATCTTCAACCAACTGACCAAGGAGCACATCTTCCAGATCATCGACATCCTGATGAAGGGCGTCATGGTCCGGCTGACCAACCTGGGGTTCACCATGGAGCTCACCGAAGAGGCCAAGGGCTTTATCGCCGACAAAGGATATGACTCCCAATTTGGCGCAAGACCCCTGCACAGGGCCATCCAGAAATACCTGGAAGACCCCCTGGCCGAAGAGATCCTGAACCTGCACATCAACCAGGGCGACATCCTGCTCGCCGAACTGGATAAAGAGGCCGGGAAGATCAAGTTTAAGAAGAAGGAGCAGAAGCCTTCTAAGAAAGAGAAGTCCGCAGAGGCGTAAGCCTCCGCGCTGAGGCCCGCCGGGCCACATACAACAACTGCCGCAAGTTTGGTTTTCCCCCGAATTTGCGGCATTTTTGTGTCTGTACATGACAAAGATCATCATCACCATCGACGGCTGGTCTTCCTGTGGAAAGAGCACGCTGGCGCGCGGTTTGGCAAAGGAGCTGAAGTATGTTTACATCGACAGCGGTGCCATGTACCGCGCTATTACCCTTTATTTCCTCCGTCACCACGTCGACTGGTCCGACAACGCTTCCGTCCAGCAACACCTGGCCGATGTATCCCTGGAGTTCCACCACAACGCCCATACCGATCAATCCGAGATGTATCTCAACGGGGAAAACGTGGAGTACGTCATCCGCGACCTGGTCGTTGCCGAGAAAGTGAGCGAGGTGGCGGCCCTGGGGCCCGTGCGGACCTTTGCCGTGGCCCAGCAGCGCAAGATGGGTGCCCGCAAGGGGATCGTCATGGACGGTCGTGATATTGGCACGGTGGTCTTCCCTCACGCAGAGCTCAAGATCTTTATGACCGCCGACAACGCCATCCGCGTGGAGCGCCGTTTTAAGGAGCTCTATGCCAAAAACCCGAATATTACCATCGAAGAAGTGAAAAGCAACCTCGAAATGCGGGATTATATCGACTCACACCGGGCCATCAGCCCGCTCCGGCAGGCGGAGGACGCGGTGGTCCTGGATAACTCGTATATGACGATGGAGGAGCAGCTCGCCTGGGCCATCAAGCTCGTTCACGAACGCGTATAACGCGCGATGATCTTGTCGATCAGGTATTCCTTTCTATAAAACGCCGCCAGTTTTCGGATCACGCCCTCGACCAGCGCATCGGGGCATGACGCCCCGCTGGTGAGCAGGATGCGCACCGGCCGTTTCCAGGGCAGGAAGTTTTTCGTCAGGCGTTCCTGGCGATGGTGAAAGTCATAGTGAAGGACCTCTTCCACCGAAAGGATCTTTTCTTCCGAATTGATAAAAAAGGTCGGCAGTCGCTGTTCGCACAGCTCGACAAGGTGGGTGGTATTGGAACTGTTGTACCCGCCCACCACGATGGCCACGTCGGCGGGCGTTTCCAGCAACCCGTGCACGGCCGTCTGGTTGTCGTTCGTGGCGTAGCAAAGCGTGTCCCGGTTGTCGGCAAAGTCACCCCCGGGTAAGGCCTCGACGACCTGTTTGAGGTATTCCGCGATCGCCTGGGTGTCGCTGGCCAGCTGTGTGGTCTGGTTCACGACGCCGATCCGGTGGAGGTCCTTGGTGACATCGAAGCCTGTCGAATACCGTCCTTTGAAAGTGGTGTAGAAATCCTGGAGGGGTTGCTCGCCGCGCATGAAGGCCGCCAGCGTTTGCGCCTCCGCCATATCGTTGACCACCAGGGTAGGCGCATCGGCGGCGGCGTGGGAAAACGTGGCCCGGGTCTCTTCGTGCCGGGGTTTGCCGTGGACGATAATGGTATACCCTTTCTGCCCGATCGCTTCGGCCCGGTTCCAGACCTTTTCCACAAAGGGACAGGTGGTGTTGTAGCGTTCCGTCTTCAACCCAATGGCATTCAGCCTGGACTCGATTTCCAGCGTGGTACCAAAGGCCGGGATGATCACGATGTCCTCCGCCGTCAGCTCTTCCATGGGGATGAGCTGGTGTCCATAAGTGTCCATGAGGAAACGTACCCCCCTCTCCTGGAGGTCCGCATTGACTTGGGGATTGTGGATCATCTCGCTGAGCAGGAAGATCCTGCGTCCTGCGTTCTCCTCGATGGTCCGGAAGGCGATCTCGATGGCGTTTTCCACCCCGTAGCAAAAACCGAAGTGCCGGGCCAGGTAAATGTGCATGTCTCCAAAATCCAGGAGGGTCGGGCTAAAGTCTTTTTTCAGCTTGTCGCCTTCCTTCCGGTGTTGTTTGATGGCACTGATCAGGGGGCTCCGGTATATGATGGGAACGTCGAATTGCTTCATGGAAAGCTCGGTTTCGGGGCAAAGGTACGGCCCTTTTTCGTAGGTTTGTTCCATGAGTATCCGGGCATATATAGGTTTTGCCTGTCTTGCGCTGACGGTGTCCGGCCGCCAACCCACAACTATGGAAAAACGATTTCAACCCCTTCCCTGGGTAAACGCCACGAATATATACGAAGTCAATGTCCGTCAATATTCTACCGAAGGGACCTTTATCGGCTTTTCCCGTTCGCTCCCCCGGCTAAAGGCCATGGGCGTGGAAACGCTCTGGTTTATGCCGGTCACCCCCATCAGCCGTGAAAAACGCCAGGGTACCCTGGGCAGCTACTACGCCTGCGCGGACTACACCGCCATCAACCCGGAATTTGGCACCCTGGAAGATTTCCGCAACCTCGTCCAGCAGGCCCACCGCCTCGGTCTAAAGGTCATCATCGACTGGGTCGCCAACCACACCGGCTGGGACCATCCCTGGACAAAGGCGCACCCCGACTACTACAAGCGCAACGAACACGGGCAGTTTTACGACCCCCATGGCTGGGCGGACGTCATCGACCTGGACTACAGCAATGCCGGTCTCCGCCAGGCCATGATCGAAAGCATGAAATTCTGGGTCCGGACCTGCGACATAGACGGTTTCCGTTGCGACATGGCCATGCTTGTCCCCCTGGACTTCTGGACCCAGGCCCGGGCCGCGGTGGATTCCGTCAAGCCGTTGTACTGGATGGCCGAGCTCGACCAGCTCGACAACCCCGACTACCTGACGGTGTTTGACGCCGCCTATACCTGGACCTGGATGCATACCACTCAGACCTTCTACCAGCAGCACGGCCCCCTCTCCGCACTCGACAGTGTATTGTATGCTTATAATAGTAAGCCGCCTTTTGACGCCATGCGGCTGTTGTTTACGTCCAACCACGACGAAAACACCTGGAACGGCACCGAATACGAGAAATATGGGGATATGGCGCTTCCCCTGGCGGTTTTTAGCTGTACCTGGAACGGGATCCCCATGATCTACAGCGGGCAGGAACTGCCCAATCATAAGCGCCTGAAATTCTTCGAGCACGACCCCATCGAGTGGGGCGGGGGCACGCCGGCCCTCCAGGAGTTTTATCATACGCTGCTGACGCTGCACAGCCGCAATCCCGCGCTCCGCGCCGGCGACTCGCTGGTGACCACCTACCGGTTGCATACTACTGCTGATGACAAGGTGTTTGCGTTTTTGCGCAAGCGCGGGGATAAAGAAGTGCTGGTGTACCTGAACTTCTCCAAGGACGCGGTGACTTTCCGGTTGAACGACGACTGGGCGGTCGGCGCGTATACGGACGCCTTTACGGGGCGCCGCAGCGATGTAGGGCGCGACCGGGATGTACTGCTACAGCCCTGGGGGTTTACCGTGATGGAGCGGTAATTTCTACCCTCATAATTTTTATACAGGTTTTGGTTGATAGGTTTCAGTTGGGTGTTTTATCTACAGCCAAAAAGTAAATTCATTGGAAAATATCACAAAACAAGTTCTGGAAGAATTTATACGTAAAACTGACATTGAGTTAAGACCGACGCAGTATATAACAATCTGCCGATTGAAAAAATCCTGGAATCGCTGAAATAAGGCGTAATTTTGCTATTGATGTTGATATTCTTAGATATAGATGGAGTCATGGTTCCAGCCAAAAGTTGGCAAAGGCCTGAGTTGCTTAACGACGGATTTCCGGCGTTTAGTAAAAAGGCAAGTCATGCACTTAAACGTCTTATTTCTGATGATACAACGGTTATGCTTACAACGTCCCATAAATCAAATTACACTGTTGACGAGTGGAGAAATATTTTCAGCAATAGGGGTATTGATGTCAAAGAAATAGAGTCTCTTGGCAACAATGAGCGAAATCTTAGTCGGAAAGATGAAATTGTAGAATGGTTCGCTTCCCACGACATAAGCGAAGACTTTATCATCATAGATGACGATAAATCCTTGAATTCCCTGCCACCTTTTTTAAGGAAAAACTCGATAATAACAAGCCCTACCATCGGACTTACGGATAATGATTTGAAGGATGCGAGTGCTATTCTAAACAAATGGTACCATTTTGCTTAGTGTATACTATCTATATTAAAAAAGCCAGCTTTTAGCTGGCTTTTTTGTTTAGTCCTTCTCCGCTAAGAGCGAATCGATATAATCGTTAAAATCCTTCTGGAATTCCGCGTAGTGCTCCCCGGTGCCCGGCCCCTCGAAACCGGCGGTTATGCGGCGCACACGCCCGTGCTTGTCCAAAAACAAGGTCGACGGAAACGCATTGATGGCGTCCAGTTGCGGGAGCGTCTTGGCCGCCTTGTCGGGGTCCCCGACGGTGACCCCGGTGATGAGCATGGGGTAGGTCGCGTGGAACCGGTTTTTAAAGGTTTCCACCCCGCGTTTGGAGCGCGCGAAGTCGGTGGAGCGCTCGTAAGCGAGGCCGATGATTTCCACGCCCCGGTGGCGGTTGGCCTTATACCAGGGCGCGAGGAAGGCGGTCTCGTCCATGCAATTGGGGCACCAGGACCCCATGATCTGGATGACGACAACCTTACCGCGGAAACGGGCGTCCCCAATGGAAACGAGGCTGCTGTCGAGGTCCGGAAAACGGAAGTGCAATACGGACGAGTCCTTGTTGAGGAGGTGGGAAGCCTCGTCGGGCAGGCCGGCTTGGGGGTTCCAAACACCTTCCCAGGTCCCGGAGGGCGCTATATTGGAATACACGCGGCCATGGAGCGCGTGGTTGCCATCGATAGCGGCGGCGAATACAAAGGAATGGTTGCCGTCGAAGGTGGAGACCTTTAACGAATCCCCGGTAACAACACCTTCCAGGTAGCGGTCGTCGCCGGAAGGCGTCAGGAACGTCCCGGTAACGTGGTTGCCGTCCTGGAAGAATTCACCCACGGCGGTGTCAAGCGTGGCGCCGTTACGGCCGATAAAACGCACGGCGTAACGTCCCTGGGCCTGGACGGTGGCGGGGCCGTTGCTCAAAAAGAAGCGCTCTGTCGTACGCGGTACCGCAAAAAACGGCTGGACGAGCTCCCCTTGCGCCAGGCGGCGCACAAACTGGCCGGTGAGCCGGCCATCGGGCTGGAGCTGCAAACGGAAACCCGCCTCAAAAAACGGCATACGGATATGCACGGAGTCCCCCGCAAAACGGATGTCATCGACCAGGAGCCGCTCAGAAGCATTGCGTACATAGAGGACGGTCTTACCCGCGGAATCCCTGACCAGGAAATTAAAGACGATGTTTTGTCCATCGGGCCGGACGAGGTTGCCTTGCCACCAACCATGGTATAGTTGGGCGGAGGCGCCCAAGGATAGGGAGAGGGCCAGGACTGCAAACGCTATTCTTCTCATGTTGCAAAGGTAAAGAGGGTAGGTCAATGAAAAAGGGCCGCGCATGACAGGCGGCCCTTTTCCCCATATAATTGGTAGACTAGTGTTTATTGTCCGCCGTCGTCGTCACCGCCCTGGCTGGAGGCGCCGTTCAGGTCGTTGAGGCCGTATTGGTAAACGCCTTCGTAACCGGGGTAGATTCCCTCGACGTTGACGCTGGATTTACCGGCCAGTGCATTTTTCAACTGGTCGACGGTGGTAATATCCTTGCCGTCTACGCGCAGGATGACGAAATTGTTTTTCATCATCGTCTGGTCGCTGATGATACCGCGGCTGATGCCGGATACGACGACCCCGCCTTTGACACCCAGTTGCTTGGCTTTTTTCTCGTCCAGGGTCGTGAGCTGGGCGCCCAGCTTGTCCAGGACGGTGGAGACAGTGACGTCCTCGGTACCGATCTTGTTCTTCAGCACCACGTCCACGGAATGCTCGCTACCGTTGCGCTTATAGGTGATAGTCACCTTCTCACCGGGTTTGAAACGGGCAATCATCCCCTGGAGGTCGGCGCCTCCGCTGATGGTGGAGCCGTCCATTTTTGTGATGACGTCGCCCTTTTGGAGGCCGGCGGCTTCGGCGGCGCCACCCTTGGTCACCGCGGAGATATAGACGCCGTTGACGTCGTCCAGTATCCCTTGTTGTTTGCGTTGTTCGGGGGTGAGTTCGTCGAGCTGTTGTTCATTGGGGTATTCGATGCCGAGGTAACCGCGTTGCACCGAACCGTAAGCGATCAGGTCGTTGACCACTTTCTTGACGATGTTGACCGGGATGGCAAAGGAGTACCCTGCAAAGGAACCGGTGGGGGAAGCGATGGCGGAGTTGATCCCGATCAGCTCACCCTTCGGGTTGATCAGGGCGCCCCCGCTGTTCCCGGGGTTGACGGCCGCGTCGGTTTGGATAAACGATTCCACGGCGGTGTTGGCGGCCTTGCGGGAATTGATCCCCAGGGCCCTGGACTTTGCGCTGACGATACCGGCGGTCACCGTGGTTTCCAGTGTAAACGGATAACCCACGGCCAGGACCCACTGCCCGATATGGACGTCGTCCGAGTTCCCGTACAGCAGGTAGGGATACCCGTGGCCTTCCACTTTTAAAACGGCGATGTCGGTGCTGGGATCTGCCGCCACCACCTTTGCCTTCATGGATTTCTTGTTGCTCAGCGTGACGTTGACTTCGTCTGCCCCGTCGATGACGTGGTTGTTGGTCACGATATACCCGTCTTCGCTGATGAATACCCCGGACCCGGAGGCTTGCTGACCGGGGATGGTCCGTTGCCGGAAAAAGTCGCCAAAGGGATCGTCGTCACCCAGCCCAAACAGCTCGGCAAAAGGATTGCGCTGGCGGGGCAGGTTGTTGGAGACCTGGCGGGGGTTGGTCACGGTCTTGATATGTACGACCGCGGGGATGGCGGTGCTGGCAGCGGTTTCAAAGTCTACGGGTTCAGCGGGTGAGCCGTCTTTATTGAAAAAGCCGGCATAGTTCACGGGCACCTTTCCCTGGCTGTCTTTCCAAACGTAACTGTTCTTTTGTTCATATTTGGAATACAGCCCTACGCTCACGACAGCGGTTGCCGCGCTCACCAATACTGTTGTCAGGATACCTTTCCAGTTCATGGTTGTTTCGTTTTTTCTTCGTTAGAATGTAAAATTAACGAAGAGCTTATCAGGATGGATCCTAAAGGATTTTGAATTAACAAATTATTAGGAAGGTCTTCGTAGATGCGCGAACGACCCTCTTAAAGTTACTAAATTTTGGCCAGAAAGGCGAGGGTATCGACGCCGTCCGCGTAGTCTTCCAGGAGCGGTTGTTGCGCTGCGCCAAACGGCAGACCGCCGTGGCCCACGACGCATTGAACATCGGGATTCCCGGCTAAAGAAGGCTGGTATTGGTAGTATTCATAATATAAGGTGCCGATGGGCGAAAAAAGGTCTTTGTGCTCCAGGAGGACGATGGAATCGTTGGTCATATAAAACTGATTGTTCATCAGGTAGATGGCCAGCTGGTAGTCATAGTTGTTTTTGTACTTGTGGTGGTCGAAAAACCAGGAATAGCGTTTCAACGACGAAAGCAGCGGTATGAAATCGTACCCGGTGGGTACATAGATCTTAGTTACGTTGCGGCAGCCCAGACCGAAATACTGGTGGATGTCGTCAGCCAGTTTGTCCAGCTCTCCGGGTGTCTCCGACCCGTCGAGTACCGCCACCGAGGTCCGGTTGCGCCGGATAAGGCTGGGATACCTGCCGAAATAGTACTCGAAATACCGCGCCGAATTGTTGGAGCCGGTGGCAATGTAGGCGTCACAACCTTTGAGCAGGTCGGAGAAAACGATCGTCGAAGCCAGTTCCGGGGCCCACTCCCTAAGCATTCCCACGAGGTGGGGGAGAAGCACGTTGTCCTTGGAGGAGAGCTTTATGGTTTGCCGGTGGCCGCTGACAAAGACAGAAAGGAAGTCGTGAAACCCGACCAGGGGAATATTCCCCGCCATGACGACGCCCACGTTCCGCGCGGGGCCCTTGCCCAGCCCGGGATAACGGGCGGTCCAGGTATCCAGCAGGGAGGGTTGTAGGAAATGGTTGACGATGTTACCAACCGCCAGGTCGGTGAATTCGGGAACAAACCAATGGTTGAGCGCGAACGCCCGTTCTTTGGCCTCCAGCCAGGCCGGATCGGCTGACGACATGTAGTCCCCCAGCCTTCCCAGCAATTCAATTCTTTGTCGTAAATTCACTGCGCTTGCCTATTTTTGTTCAGCAAAAATAATTGATTGTATGGCAATTAAGATTACCGAAGAATGCATTAATTGTGGGGCTTGCGAGCCGGAATGCCCGAACAACGCGATTTACGAAGGAGGAGTGGAGTGGGCTATTTCGGATGGCACCACCGTTAAAGGAAGCTACCAGTTGATGGACGGATCGTCCGTTGAGGCCGGTCAGCGCTTCGCGCCCATCAGTGTCGATACGTATTTCATCGTTCCCAATAAGTGTACGGAATGCCAGGGCTTTCACGAAGAACCCCAGTGCGCGGCCGTTTGCCCCGTGGACTGCTGTGTTCCCGATGAGATGTACCGGGAGACCGTGGAAGAGCTGCTGTCCAAAAAGGAGCGGCTGCATATATGAGTAAACCACGTATTGCTTTTGTCACCGGTGGCTATTCCGGTGAAGCAGAGATATCCTATAAAAGCGCGGTGACGATCTCGGCGAACATCGACCGGGACAAGTACGAGGCATACACCATTGACGTCCGCACGGACGGCTGGTGGTATACCGATCCCGCGGGCGTGGTGCATGCGGTGGATAAGAATGATTTCTCGGTGGCCGGCATTCATTTTGACGCCGTCCTGATCGGCATCCATGGCACACCGGGGGAAGACGGAAAGCTGCAGGGTTATTTCGATATGCTCGGGTTGCCCTACACCTCCTGTGACGCAGCCACGTCGGCACTGACCTTCAACAAACGGTTTACCGTCGCGGTGGCCGGCATGGGGGGCATACACGTCGCGCGTTCCGTGCTCCTGGTGAAGGATCTTTTCGAAAGTCCCGAAACCCAGATAAAGGGGCTGCGTTTCCCGGTGTTTGTAAAACCCAACAACGGGGGGTCGAGCATAGCCACGTCCAAGGTTTTGACGCCCAGCGAAGAGTTAGGCACGGCAATTGAAAAGGCTTTTGGCGTCGATTCCCAGGTGCTCGTGGAGGAATTCATCGAGGGCAGGGAATTGACGGTGGGCGTATTCCGCCGTGAAGGAGAGGTCGTGACGCTTCCCATCACGGAAATCCGTTCCAAAAACGCGTTTTTCGACTTCGAGGCGAAATACCTGGGCGCGAGCGAGGAGATTACGCCTGCGGAGGTCCCGGAGACCATGGCGGAGAAAACAAGAGCGGCGGCCCGGAAGGTATACGGGTTGCTGAACTGCAGAGGCATTGTGCGGATCGATTTTATATACAACGAGCAGGTGAATGAGCCGTTCTTGTTGGAGGTGAACACGGTTCCGGGCCAAAGCGAGGCCTCGATCGTGCCCCAGCAGGTAAAGGCTGCGGGTTGGTCACTAAAAGAGTTTTATTCTTTTCTTATAGACGAAGCCTTAGCCACCGGGCGTTAATTCAAACTATGTTCAAATTCATCACGCACCGTTCCTTTTTGGCAAACCTGCTGGCCGTTGTGGTCATTTCCCTCGTGCTGCTGCTGGTTTTTATCGTTGCGCTGCGAAGTTTCACCCACCACAACCAGTCGGTCAAGGTACCCTCGGTCAAAGGCATGGACCTGGAAGCAGCCACCCGCACCCTGAAAAGCTTTGGGCTTGAAGTATCAGTAGAGGACTCTGCGTATAGGGACAACCTGCCCAAGCTGTCTATTGTATGGCAAAGCCCGGATGCGGGTGACGAGGTCAAGGTCGGCCGGACGGTATACCTGACCATCAACCGCGCCATTCCGCCCGTGATCGAACTCCCCAACCTGCTGGGGCTTCAGTTCAAATTCGCGGAAAGCAGCCTGGCGGGTTACGGTCTGAAGCTGGGGGATACGACCTACAAACCCGACTTTGCGCGCAATACCGTCCTGGACGTCCTGGTCAACGGGCAATCGACCAAGGCCGGTACCAAGATCCCCCTGGGGACCGTGGTTTCCCTGGTTTTGGGTCAGGGCGTGGCACAGACGGAGATCCCTGTCCCCGACCTCTTCGGGATGCGCCTGGCGGATGCCAGGATTGTCATGGAGGCCAACGGGGTGGTGATGGGATCGGTGGTCCCGGACGCGGACGTTACCGATACGGCAGCCGCCTTTATCTATCGTCAGAATCCGCCCCCCGTCAGCGCCGATGGGATCATTAACCTGATCCATTCGGGTCAGACCATCGACGTCTACGTGGGCAAACAACTGCCGGTAAGGCAGGATACGACTAAATAAAACATTATGAATACTATTACAGCCGAAGCGCTGAAATCGAGGTTGGACAAGGGGGAGACCCTCCACCTGGTCGACGTCAGGGAACCCTTCGAACACGAAGAGTTCAATATAGGCGGGATCTTACATCCCCTGGGACGCATCCGTTCCATGGACGTGGACGAACTCGAACCCCTGAAGGACGAAGAAGTCATCGTCTATTGCCGGAGCGGGAACCGCAGCGGCCAGGCGGCCATGTTCCTGGAGCAGATGGGTTTTGCCAACGTCATCAACCTCGAAGGGGGCATGCTGGCATGGCAGGCGAAGTTTGGCGTCTAGTCCTCCGTGGCAATATCCGCCACCGTCTTTTTTTCGAGGATCTTTAGGGCAGAGTCGCGGACGGCAGACATCACGCCGTTGAGCCCGCAATTCTTCTCGTCGCAGTTTTTGCACTTCTCA
This sequence is a window from Dinghuibacter silviterrae. Protein-coding genes within it:
- the cmk gene encoding (d)CMP kinase, encoding MTKIIITIDGWSSCGKSTLARGLAKELKYVYIDSGAMYRAITLYFLRHHVDWSDNASVQQHLADVSLEFHHNAHTDQSEMYLNGENVEYVIRDLVVAEKVSEVAALGPVRTFAVAQQRKMGARKGIVMDGRDIGTVVFPHAELKIFMTADNAIRVERRFKELYAKNPNITIEEVKSNLEMRDYIDSHRAISPLRQAEDAVVLDNSYMTMEEQLAWAIKLVHERV
- a CDS encoding 4-hydroxy-3-methylbut-2-enyl diphosphate reductase; this translates as MEQTYEKGPYLCPETELSMKQFDVPIIYRSPLISAIKQHRKEGDKLKKDFSPTLLDFGDMHIYLARHFGFCYGVENAIEIAFRTIEENAGRRIFLLSEMIHNPQVNADLQERGVRFLMDTYGHQLIPMEELTAEDIVIIPAFGTTLEIESRLNAIGLKTERYNTTCPFVEKVWNRAEAIGQKGYTIIVHGKPRHEETRATFSHAAADAPTLVVNDMAEAQTLAAFMRGEQPLQDFYTTFKGRYSTGFDVTKDLHRIGVVNQTTQLASDTQAIAEYLKQVVEALPGGDFADNRDTLCYATNDNQTAVHGLLETPADVAIVVGGYNSSNTTHLVELCEQRLPTFFINSEEKILSVEEVLHYDFHHRQERLTKNFLPWKRPVRILLTSGASCPDALVEGVIRKLAAFYRKEYLIDKIIARYTRS
- a CDS encoding alpha-amylase family glycosyl hydrolase, with the protein product MEKRFQPLPWVNATNIYEVNVRQYSTEGTFIGFSRSLPRLKAMGVETLWFMPVTPISREKRQGTLGSYYACADYTAINPEFGTLEDFRNLVQQAHRLGLKVIIDWVANHTGWDHPWTKAHPDYYKRNEHGQFYDPHGWADVIDLDYSNAGLRQAMIESMKFWVRTCDIDGFRCDMAMLVPLDFWTQARAAVDSVKPLYWMAELDQLDNPDYLTVFDAAYTWTWMHTTQTFYQQHGPLSALDSVLYAYNSKPPFDAMRLLFTSNHDENTWNGTEYEKYGDMALPLAVFSCTWNGIPMIYSGQELPNHKRLKFFEHDPIEWGGGTPALQEFYHTLLTLHSRNPALRAGDSLVTTYRLHTTADDKVFAFLRKRGDKEVLVYLNFSKDAVTFRLNDDWAVGAYTDAFTGRRSDVGRDRDVLLQPWGFTVMER
- a CDS encoding HAD domain-containing protein, whose translation is MLIFLDIDGVMVPAKSWQRPELLNDGFPAFSKKASHALKRLISDDTTVMLTTSHKSNYTVDEWRNIFSNRGIDVKEIESLGNNERNLSRKDEIVEWFASHDISEDFIIIDDDKSLNSLPPFLRKNSIITSPTIGLTDNDLKDASAILNKWYHFA
- a CDS encoding TlpA family protein disulfide reductase — translated: MRRIAFAVLALSLSLGASAQLYHGWWQGNLVRPDGQNIVFNFLVRDSAGKTVLYVRNASERLLVDDIRFAGDSVHIRMPFFEAGFRLQLQPDGRLTGQFVRRLAQGELVQPFFAVPRTTERFFLSNGPATVQAQGRYAVRFIGRNGATLDTAVGEFFQDGNHVTGTFLTPSGDDRYLEGVVTGDSLKVSTFDGNHSFVFAAAIDGNHALHGRVYSNIAPSGTWEGVWNPQAGLPDEASHLLNKDSSVLHFRFPDLDSSLVSIGDARFRGKVVVIQIMGSWCPNCMDETAFLAPWYKANRHRGVEIIGLAYERSTDFARSKRGVETFKNRFHATYPMLITGVTVGDPDKAAKTLPQLDAINAFPSTLFLDKHGRVRRITAGFEGPGTGEHYAEFQKDFNDYIDSLLAEKD
- a CDS encoding S1C family serine protease — its product is MNWKGILTTVLVSAATAVVSVGLYSKYEQKNSYVWKDSQGKVPVNYAGFFNKDGSPAEPVDFETAASTAIPAVVHIKTVTNPRQVSNNLPRQRNPFAELFGLGDDDPFGDFFRQRTIPGQQASGSGVFISEDGYIVTNNHVIDGADEVNVTLSNKKSMKAKVVAADPSTDIAVLKVEGHGYPYLLYGNSDDVHIGQWVLAVGYPFTLETTVTAGIVSAKSRALGINSRKAANTAVESFIQTDAAVNPGNSGGALINPKGELIGINSAIASPTGSFAGYSFAIPVNIVKKVVNDLIAYGSVQRGYLGIEYPNEQQLDELTPEQRKQQGILDDVNGVYISAVTKGGAAEAAGLQKGDVITKMDGSTISGGADLQGMIARFKPGEKVTITYKRNGSEHSVDVVLKNKIGTEDVTVSTVLDKLGAQLTTLDEKKAKQLGVKGGVVVSGISRGIISDQTMMKNNFVILRVDGKDITTVDQLKNALAGKSSVNVEGIYPGYEGVYQYGLNDLNGASSQGGDDDGGQ
- a CDS encoding aldehyde dehydrogenase family protein; its protein translation is MNLRQRIELLGRLGDYMSSADPAWLEAKERAFALNHWFVPEFTDLAVGNIVNHFLQPSLLDTWTARYPGLGKGPARNVGVVMAGNIPLVGFHDFLSVFVSGHRQTIKLSSKDNVLLPHLVGMLREWAPELASTIVFSDLLKGCDAYIATGSNNSARYFEYYFGRYPSLIRRNRTSVAVLDGSETPGELDKLADDIHQYFGLGCRNVTKIYVPTGYDFIPLLSSLKRYSWFFDHHKYKNNYDYQLAIYLMNNQFYMTNDSIVLLEHKDLFSPIGTLYYEYYQYQPSLAGNPDVQCVVGHGGLPFGAAQQPLLEDYADGVDTLAFLAKI
- a CDS encoding 4Fe-4S dicluster domain-containing protein, yielding MAIKITEECINCGACEPECPNNAIYEGGVEWAISDGTTVKGSYQLMDGSSVEAGQRFAPISVDTYFIVPNKCTECQGFHEEPQCAAVCPVDCCVPDEMYRETVEELLSKKERLHI
- a CDS encoding D-alanine--D-alanine ligase, whose translation is MSKPRIAFVTGGYSGEAEISYKSAVTISANIDRDKYEAYTIDVRTDGWWYTDPAGVVHAVDKNDFSVAGIHFDAVLIGIHGTPGEDGKLQGYFDMLGLPYTSCDAATSALTFNKRFTVAVAGMGGIHVARSVLLVKDLFESPETQIKGLRFPVFVKPNNGGSSIATSKVLTPSEELGTAIEKAFGVDSQVLVEEFIEGRELTVGVFRREGEVVTLPITEIRSKNAFFDFEAKYLGASEEITPAEVPETMAEKTRAAARKVYGLLNCRGIVRIDFIYNEQVNEPFLLEVNTVPGQSEASIVPQQVKAAGWSLKEFYSFLIDEALATGR
- a CDS encoding PASTA domain-containing protein gives rise to the protein MFKFITHRSFLANLLAVVVISLVLLLVFIVALRSFTHHNQSVKVPSVKGMDLEAATRTLKSFGLEVSVEDSAYRDNLPKLSIVWQSPDAGDEVKVGRTVYLTINRAIPPVIELPNLLGLQFKFAESSLAGYGLKLGDTTYKPDFARNTVLDVLVNGQSTKAGTKIPLGTVVSLVLGQGVAQTEIPVPDLFGMRLADARIVMEANGVVMGSVVPDADVTDTAAAFIYRQNPPPVSADGIINLIHSGQTIDVYVGKQLPVRQDTTK
- a CDS encoding rhodanese-like domain-containing protein, producing MNTITAEALKSRLDKGETLHLVDVREPFEHEEFNIGGILHPLGRIRSMDVDELEPLKDEEVIVYCRSGNRSGQAAMFLEQMGFANVINLEGGMLAWQAKFGV